The sequence CGAATCGATGAAATAAAAATGGAAAAAGGGTGAAGGGCAGAACGTCCCTTCACTTAAGTCCACCAGAGACCTTCTCCCAGTCCTTCAGGAAGCGTTCGATGCCGATGTCCGTCAGCGGGTGCTTGAACATCTTCTTGAGCACATCGAAAGGTATGGTGGCGATATGCGCCCCCATGCGGGCCGATCGGGTCACGTGCATGGGGTCCCTGACACTGGCCACGATGACCTCGGTGTCGTAATCGTAGTTGTCCAGTATGTCCATGATCTCCGAGATGAGGCTCATGCCGTCCTGACCTACGTCGTCCAATCGCCCGACGAAGGGCGAGACGTATCTGGCACCGGCCTTGGCCGCCAGCAGCGCCTGGTTGGCCGAGAATATCAGGGTCATGTTGACGTTCACGCCCTCGTTGGCCAACAACTTGGTGGCCTTCAGACCCTCCTCGGTCATAGGTACCTTGACGACTATGTTTTCGTTGACCGCGGCCAGCTTCATTCCCTCGGAGAACATCCCCTCGGACTTCAGACTGATGACCTCCACGCTTATCGGTCCGTCCACGACCTCGCAGATCTCGTTGACGATGGTGGCGAAGTCCTTTTTCTCCCTGGCGATAAGGCTGGGGTTGGTAGTTACGCCGTCCAAGATGCCCCAGGAGTTGACCTCCCGGATCTGTTCGATGTTGGCAGTGTCGATGAATATCTTCATTTCTTTCTCTCCATGACCTTGATGGCAGCGGCGACCACTTCCTTGGCGCTCATGCCGTACTCCCGCATCAGTTCGTCGCTCTCGCCCGACTGACCGAAGACGTCCTGCATGCCCACCCTCTCCATTGGAACGGGGTATGATTCAGCCAATGCGGCGGCGACCAGTGTACCCACGCCGGAGACGATGTTGTGCTCCTCCGCGGTAACGACCGCACCGCAATCGCGGGCGGCCTTGCTCAATGTGATAGTGTCCAAAGGTTTAATGGTGCTCAGATCGACCACCCTTACCGATATGCCCTTTGCGGCCAATGTTTCCGCCGCTTCCAAGCAGGCGGCCACCATTTGCCCGGTCCCGACCAGCGCCACATCGTTGCCGTCGCGAAGAACTGAAGCCTTTCCCACCTGGAAATTATCGTCCTTGGGGGTCACGATGGGAACGTCGCTGCGCCCCATGCGCACGTAGCACGGTCCGGGGCGGTCGGCTATGACCTTGATCGCCCGGTAGGTCTCCGGGCCATCGGCCGGAACTATGACCGTCATGTTGGGTATGGCGTTCATCAAGGCGATGTCCTCCATGGTCTGGTGGGAGGCTCCGTCCCCGCCCACGGTAATACCAGCATGCGAAGCGACGATCTTCACGTTCAGGTTAGGATAGGCAATGGACTGCCTCACCTGGTCGTAGGCCCGTCCAGTGGCGAACACGGCGAAGGAAGAGGCGAACACGGTCATACCTCCCACTGCAAGACCGGCGGCGGTGCCCATCATGTTCTGCTCGGCGATGCCGCAATTGAAGAAGCGCTCCGGAAAGAGCTTCCCGAACTCCGCCGTGCGGGTGGATCCAGAAAGGTCCGCGTCCAGGACCACGATGTCATTCCTGATCTTGCCGAGCTCGACGAGCGCCTTGCCGTAGTTCTTGCGCTGAGAATCGTAGGACCAGTTCACGCCGATCCCCCCAGTTCGCGCATGGCCTGTTCATACTCCTTTTCATCGGGGGC comes from Methanomassiliicoccales archaeon and encodes:
- the fsa gene encoding fructose-6-phosphate aldolase; translation: MKIFIDTANIEQIREVNSWGILDGVTTNPSLIAREKKDFATIVNEICEVVDGPISVEVISLKSEGMFSEGMKLAAVNENIVVKVPMTEEGLKATKLLANEGVNVNMTLIFSANQALLAAKAGARYVSPFVGRLDDVGQDGMSLISEIMDILDNYDYDTEVIVASVRDPMHVTRSARMGAHIATIPFDVLKKMFKHPLTDIGIERFLKDWEKVSGGLK
- a CDS encoding transketolase family protein, translating into MNWSYDSQRKNYGKALVELGKIRNDIVVLDADLSGSTRTAEFGKLFPERFFNCGIAEQNMMGTAAGLAVGGMTVFASSFAVFATGRAYDQVRQSIAYPNLNVKIVASHAGITVGGDGASHQTMEDIALMNAIPNMTVIVPADGPETYRAIKVIADRPGPCYVRMGRSDVPIVTPKDDNFQVGKASVLRDGNDVALVGTGQMVAACLEAAETLAAKGISVRVVDLSTIKPLDTITLSKAARDCGAVVTAEEHNIVSGVGTLVAAALAESYPVPMERVGMQDVFGQSGESDELMREYGMSAKEVVAAAIKVMERKK